One part of the Clostridia bacterium genome encodes these proteins:
- a CDS encoding UDP-N-acetylmuramoyl-tripeptide--D-alanyl-D-alanine ligase has protein sequence MRLNDIREQLKEAHLMGMGNLPVTGFSIDSRIIKPGELFFALPGEKADGHQFVAAALQKGACGAVVSRVPRDVAPELLNRAGLLVVPDPLRALQQLARALRRQAGIPVVAVTGSNGKTTTKDLIASVLGTKYRVLKTQGNFNNEIGLPLTLLRLIRPHDIAVVEMGMRGLGQIKELCEIALPNYGVITNIGVAHYELLGSQEKIAAAKGELLDSLPDNGVAVLNRDDVYSVALGEKLAKKRPRLQVLYYGFHPEADVRARHPVVAPGGVDFDLVVDGAAVKGFLPLFGEHNVQNALAAVAVGLVCGIPLAGCLQGLEETVISDKRLARIPGIHDACIIDDTYNANPGSTVASLRVLCALPGNRKIAVLGSMKELGTLAEEGHREVGREAARLGIDFLFAVGEEARWVAQAAIDSGMQPARVAWCPTKEEVIERLQVLLTKDDLVLVKGSRALAMEEIVKGIAAFEGGTKG, from the coding sequence ATGAGACTAAATGACATTAGGGAACAGCTAAAGGAAGCTCACCTCATGGGGATGGGGAATCTACCGGTGACCGGGTTTTCCATTGACAGCCGGATCATTAAACCCGGGGAATTGTTTTTTGCTTTGCCCGGCGAAAAAGCCGACGGGCATCAGTTTGTTGCCGCTGCGCTTCAAAAGGGCGCCTGCGGAGCCGTGGTGTCCCGGGTACCCCGGGATGTGGCGCCGGAGCTCTTGAACCGGGCGGGATTGCTGGTTGTACCCGACCCGTTAAGGGCCCTGCAGCAGTTGGCCCGCGCTTTGCGCCGGCAAGCAGGCATTCCCGTCGTGGCAGTGACCGGCAGCAACGGCAAAACCACCACGAAGGACCTCATCGCCTCAGTGCTGGGGACGAAATACCGGGTGCTAAAAACCCAGGGCAACTTTAACAACGAAATTGGCCTACCCCTGACCTTGCTCCGGTTGATCCGCCCCCACGACATCGCCGTGGTGGAAATGGGAATGCGGGGACTGGGCCAGATCAAGGAGCTCTGCGAGATTGCCCTTCCCAATTACGGTGTCATCACCAATATTGGGGTGGCTCACTATGAGCTGCTGGGCTCCCAAGAAAAAATTGCCGCGGCAAAAGGAGAACTGCTGGACAGCTTGCCCGACAACGGGGTGGCCGTTTTAAACCGGGATGACGTCTACAGTGTTGCCTTGGGAGAGAAGCTGGCCAAAAAGCGTCCCCGGTTACAGGTCTTATATTATGGCTTTCACCCGGAAGCCGATGTGCGGGCCCGGCACCCGGTGGTGGCTCCCGGAGGCGTCGACTTTGACCTGGTGGTGGATGGGGCGGCGGTCAAAGGGTTCTTGCCCCTGTTCGGAGAGCATAACGTGCAAAATGCCCTGGCAGCCGTTGCGGTGGGTTTGGTGTGCGGAATCCCATTAGCAGGCTGTCTTCAAGGGTTGGAAGAAACGGTGATCAGCGACAAGAGGCTGGCCCGGATACCGGGCATCCATGATGCCTGCATCATTGATGATACCTATAATGCCAATCCGGGTTCTACCGTTGCCTCCCTGCGGGTGCTGTGTGCCTTGCCCGGTAACCGGAAAATTGCCGTTCTAGGCAGCATGAAGGAACTGGGGACACTGGCGGAAGAGGGACACCGGGAAGTGGGCCGGGAAGCGGCCCGGCTGGGCATTGATTTCTTGTTTGCCGTGGGTGAGGAAGCCCGGTGGGTGGCCCAGGCTGCCATTGACAGCGGCATGCAGCCTGCCCGTGTCGCCTGGTGCCCAACCAAGGAAGAAGTGATTGAGCGGCTGCAGGTATTGTTGACCAAAGACGACCTGGTGCTGGTAAAAGGTTCCCGGGCACTGGCCATGGAGGAAATTGTCAAAGGGATAGCGGCGTTTGAAGGAGGAACCAAGGGTTGA
- a CDS encoding UDP-N-acetylmuramoyl-L-alanyl-D-glutamate--2,6-diaminopimelate ligase has product MISLQTLIQALPDRVVLAGGLDRSIAGIQYDSRQVQPGSLFVCVPGFKTDGHLYAADAVAKGAVALVVERPVTVPDGVTVIQVPDARLALAGLAACFYGYPSRRFHLIGVTGTNGKTSTTILLDAVFRRWGRKTGLLGTISNRVGGEVIPASHTTPESLDLQKLFKLMADAQTDYVMMEVSSHALSLHRVAAAEFDVGVFTNLTRDHLDFHRDFQEYREAKGKLFTLLSGGAKAGRKYGVVNKDDPNSEYFMKTSPVPVLTYSLTQPSDYQATDIVITAKGASFRLKGKDFPPFTLNLTGRFSVYNGLAAVAVALEEGVPVDIIREALAELPGVPGRFERVDAGQDFTVVVDYAHTPDGLENVLRTAREVCSGRIITVFGCGGDRDRTKRPLMGHVSGRLSDYTIVTSDNPRTEDPEAIIAEIVPGVKEAGGKYEIVVERKAAIQKALTLAGAGDLVLVAGKGHEDYQIIGTKKYPFDDRKVVREILESMKDETK; this is encoded by the coding sequence ATGATATCATTGCAAACCCTGATACAGGCACTGCCAGACCGGGTCGTTCTGGCCGGTGGATTGGACCGGTCCATAGCCGGTATTCAATATGATTCGCGGCAAGTGCAGCCGGGCAGTCTATTCGTTTGTGTTCCGGGCTTTAAGACCGACGGCCACCTTTATGCCGCCGATGCCGTCGCCAAGGGAGCCGTGGCTTTGGTGGTAGAACGGCCGGTGACAGTGCCGGACGGTGTGACGGTGATTCAGGTGCCCGATGCCAGGCTGGCCCTGGCCGGGCTGGCGGCTTGCTTTTACGGTTATCCTTCCCGCCGGTTTCATCTCATTGGCGTGACCGGTACCAACGGCAAGACTTCTACCACGATCTTGCTTGATGCCGTTTTCCGCCGGTGGGGTAGGAAGACCGGTTTACTGGGGACGATCTCCAACCGTGTCGGCGGCGAAGTGATCCCGGCTTCCCACACGACGCCGGAGTCCCTGGACCTGCAAAAACTATTCAAATTGATGGCGGATGCCCAGACGGATTATGTTATGATGGAAGTGTCTTCCCACGCCTTGAGCCTGCACCGGGTGGCGGCTGCCGAGTTTGACGTCGGCGTTTTCACCAATTTAACCCGGGATCATTTGGATTTTCACCGTGATTTTCAAGAGTACCGGGAAGCCAAAGGAAAACTGTTCACCCTCCTGTCCGGTGGGGCCAAAGCCGGGCGGAAATATGGAGTAGTCAACAAGGATGATCCCAACAGCGAGTATTTCATGAAAACCTCGCCGGTGCCTGTGTTAACTTACAGCTTAACGCAGCCCAGTGACTATCAAGCCACGGATATCGTGATTACCGCCAAAGGGGCCAGTTTTCGCCTGAAAGGGAAAGACTTCCCGCCTTTTACCCTGAACCTGACGGGGCGGTTTAGCGTTTATAATGGGCTGGCGGCGGTTGCCGTGGCCCTGGAGGAAGGAGTGCCGGTGGACATCATCCGGGAAGCTCTGGCGGAACTGCCGGGGGTGCCCGGGCGGTTTGAGCGGGTGGATGCCGGGCAGGATTTCACCGTGGTGGTGGATTATGCCCATACCCCGGACGGTCTGGAAAACGTCTTGAGGACAGCCCGGGAGGTCTGCTCCGGCCGCATAATAACGGTCTTTGGCTGCGGCGGGGACCGGGACCGGACGAAAAGGCCCCTGATGGGGCATGTGTCAGGCCGCTTGAGCGATTACACCATTGTTACTTCCGATAATCCTCGTACCGAAGACCCGGAAGCCATTATCGCTGAGATTGTACCCGGTGTGAAGGAAGCAGGAGGAAAATATGAAATCGTAGTCGAAAGAAAGGCAGCAATCCAAAAAGCCCTGACCCTGGCCGGTGCCGGGGATTTGGTGCTGGTGGCCGGGAAGGGCCATGAAGACTACCAGATTATCGGTACGAAAAAGTATCCCTTCGATGACCGGAAAGTGGTCAGGGAGATCCTGGAGAGTATGAAGGATGAGACTAAATGA
- a CDS encoding stage V sporulation protein D: protein MNLNLMIRKRIAVLFFLIAGILFLLSLRLVWIQVIQGDWLQEKAMHNRLREVRVEAKRGIIYDRNGKELAISVSTDSVGAFPSQVRRSGREREIAAKLAELLEMDEEEVYAKITKNASFVWVKRKIGFELGPKIKAMDLPGIEVYEESQRYYPNDTLAAHVLGFAGIDNQGLEGLEKKFDEELRGEAGRIIIEFDAVGREIPQATHQYIPPTDGSSIVLTIDETIQYIVERELDNLMAGPSQPKSAAVIVMDPRNGDILALSSRPTFNPNQYNQYPQSSWRNVIVSNTYEPGSTFKILIAAMALEEKVVGLDDRFYDPGYIKVGKETIKCWRSGNPHGSQSFLEGIENSCNPVFVEVGLRVEEKQKNLMYRYLRAFGLGQPTGVELFGEAKGIMIPEEQLKTINLATISIGQGIAVTPLQLVTAVSAVVNGGYLMKPRLVKEILNSEGEVIQTFEPEVVRQVISGETSRQIALALERVVSNGTGRNAYIPGYRVGGKTGTAQIAGPGGYQQGKYVASFIGVAPVDDPRLVALVVVEEPQGIYYGGTVAAPVFKRIVEDALYYLGVPPQYNEEELAGQSKAGQEEVVVPDVTNIEPEQATAALEAAGLVPSFRGQGNVVVSQTPKGLAKAPKGTKVILHLGTVDGGSQEVMVPDLTGKRIPEAAALVEALGLTLKPRGAAGKAVEQEPIPGTLVPRGTSVVVTFSEEEVQRPALGP, encoded by the coding sequence ATGAATTTAAACCTCATGATCCGGAAAAGAATCGCCGTGCTATTCTTCTTGATAGCAGGGATTCTTTTTTTGCTGTCTTTGCGCTTGGTTTGGATCCAGGTCATCCAGGGGGATTGGCTGCAGGAAAAGGCCATGCATAACCGGTTGCGGGAGGTCCGGGTGGAAGCCAAACGAGGTATCATTTACGACAGGAACGGCAAGGAATTGGCCATCAGTGTCAGCACGGATTCGGTAGGCGCCTTTCCCAGTCAGGTGAGACGATCGGGCCGGGAAAGGGAAATTGCCGCCAAGTTAGCCGAATTGCTGGAAATGGATGAAGAGGAAGTTTATGCGAAAATTACCAAGAATGCTTCCTTTGTTTGGGTGAAACGGAAAATCGGCTTTGAGCTGGGGCCGAAGATTAAAGCTATGGATTTGCCTGGCATCGAGGTCTACGAAGAAAGCCAAAGGTATTATCCAAACGACACCCTGGCGGCCCATGTACTGGGTTTTGCCGGCATTGACAACCAGGGCCTAGAAGGTTTGGAGAAAAAGTTTGATGAAGAGCTGCGGGGCGAAGCCGGGAGGATTATCATTGAATTCGATGCCGTCGGAAGAGAAATCCCCCAAGCCACCCACCAGTACATCCCGCCCACCGACGGCAGCAGCATCGTGCTGACTATTGACGAGACTATCCAGTATATTGTGGAACGAGAATTAGATAACCTGATGGCCGGTCCGTCCCAGCCGAAGAGTGCGGCGGTAATTGTGATGGACCCGAGAAACGGGGATATCCTGGCCCTCTCCTCTCGTCCTACCTTTAATCCCAACCAGTACAACCAGTATCCCCAGAGCAGCTGGCGCAATGTCATCGTTTCCAATACCTATGAGCCCGGTTCAACTTTCAAGATCCTCATTGCCGCCATGGCCCTGGAGGAGAAGGTGGTGGGTCTTGATGATCGTTTTTACGATCCCGGCTATATTAAGGTGGGCAAGGAAACCATCAAATGCTGGCGCAGCGGCAATCCCCATGGTAGCCAATCTTTTCTGGAGGGCATTGAGAATTCCTGTAACCCGGTCTTCGTAGAAGTAGGCTTAAGGGTGGAGGAAAAGCAGAAAAACCTGATGTATCGCTACTTGCGTGCCTTCGGGCTGGGGCAGCCCACGGGAGTAGAGCTTTTCGGCGAAGCGAAAGGGATCATGATCCCGGAAGAACAGCTGAAAACCATTAACCTAGCTACCATCTCTATCGGGCAAGGTATTGCCGTCACCCCTTTGCAACTGGTCACCGCAGTCTCCGCCGTCGTCAACGGGGGTTATTTGATGAAACCCCGGCTGGTGAAAGAGATACTGAACAGTGAAGGGGAAGTAATCCAGACCTTTGAACCGGAAGTGGTGCGGCAAGTTATCTCCGGGGAGACTTCCCGCCAGATTGCTTTAGCTTTGGAACGGGTCGTTTCTAACGGTACCGGTCGCAATGCCTACATCCCTGGCTACCGGGTGGGAGGGAAAACCGGTACCGCCCAGATTGCCGGCCCGGGCGGATACCAGCAAGGCAAATATGTGGCCTCCTTTATCGGGGTGGCTCCCGTGGATGACCCGCGGTTGGTGGCGCTGGTGGTGGTGGAAGAACCCCAGGGTATCTATTACGGGGGCACTGTGGCGGCGCCGGTCTTTAAGAGAATTGTAGAGGACGCTTTGTATTATTTAGGCGTGCCGCCCCAGTACAATGAAGAAGAATTGGCGGGACAAAGCAAGGCCGGGCAAGAGGAAGTAGTGGTGCCCGATGTGACCAATATTGAACCGGAGCAGGCCACGGCTGCTTTGGAAGCCGCAGGTCTGGTGCCGTCCTTCAGAGGGCAGGGAAATGTGGTAGTCAGTCAAACTCCTAAAGGTTTAGCTAAAGCACCGAAAGGCACGAAGGTGATCCTGCACCTGGGTACCGTCGACGGCGGTAGTCAGGAAGTGATGGTGCCGGATCTAACCGGGAAACGGATTCCGGAAGCTGCCGCCCTGGTAGAGGCTCTGGGTCTCACTCTCAAGCCCCGGGGCGCGGCCGGGAAAGCGGTGGAGCAGGAACCGATTCCCGGCACCCTGGTCCCACGGGGGACTTCCGTTGTGGTGACGTTTAGTGAAGAGGAAGTGCAGCGGCCGGCCCTTGGACCATGA
- a CDS encoding phospho-N-acetylmuramoyl-pentapeptide-transferase: protein MKTALWTFIGTTGLAVLLGPVLIPLLRVLKFGQTVRSDGPKTHLRKAGTPTMGGLIFIIPITLVSYYFGRDSVEVSLALVALVGYGLVGFADDFIKVVMRRSLGLKARHKLSGEIALGLVLSMLAMMLTPRGTAVSLFSYSIDLGWFYPFFGLLVLVATTNTVNLTDGLDGLAAGTMLFAALGYAVISWFAGHDGLTVFSLALAGGCLGFLVYNRYPAKVFMGDTGSLALGGALGMLAILTGTELLLFIIGGIFVAEALSVIIQVLSFRFTGRRVFRMSPLHHHFELSGWHETKVVAVFWLVGSLLAVAAVGVFLLAG, encoded by the coding sequence TTGAAAACAGCATTGTGGACTTTCATCGGCACAACAGGTTTGGCGGTGCTCCTGGGGCCGGTCTTGATACCTTTACTGAGAGTTTTAAAATTCGGGCAGACGGTGCGCAGTGACGGCCCCAAGACCCATTTACGGAAAGCCGGCACGCCGACCATGGGAGGCCTAATTTTTATCATTCCCATCACCCTGGTCAGCTACTATTTCGGCCGGGACAGTGTCGAGGTTAGCCTGGCCCTGGTGGCTTTGGTAGGGTACGGGTTAGTCGGCTTTGCCGATGATTTTATCAAGGTGGTCATGCGGCGTTCTCTAGGGCTGAAGGCCAGGCACAAGCTGTCCGGTGAAATAGCCCTGGGGCTGGTGCTGAGCATGCTGGCCATGATGCTCACCCCCAGGGGGACCGCTGTTTCCCTGTTCAGTTACAGTATCGATTTAGGCTGGTTTTATCCCTTTTTTGGGCTGCTGGTGCTGGTGGCTACAACGAATACCGTCAATTTGACTGACGGTTTAGATGGCCTGGCCGCCGGTACTATGTTGTTTGCCGCCCTTGGTTATGCCGTGATCAGCTGGTTTGCGGGGCATGACGGTTTGACGGTGTTTTCCCTGGCCCTGGCGGGTGGTTGTTTGGGTTTCTTGGTCTACAACCGGTACCCGGCAAAAGTGTTCATGGGGGATACCGGGTCCCTGGCTTTAGGCGGTGCCCTCGGCATGCTGGCCATTTTGACCGGTACGGAACTGCTGCTGTTTATCATCGGTGGTATTTTTGTGGCGGAAGCCCTGTCAGTCATTATTCAGGTTTTATCCTTCCGTTTTACCGGGCGCCGGGTTTTCCGGATGAGCCCTTTGCATCATCATTTCGAATTGTCCGGTTGGCATGAAACTAAAGTGGTGGCTGTGTTTTGGCTGGTAGGAAGCCTTTTGGCCGTGGCCGCCGTGGGGGTTTTCCTGCTGGCCGGATAG